The following are encoded in a window of Candidatus Zixiibacteriota bacterium genomic DNA:
- the accD gene encoding acetyl-CoA carboxylase, carboxyltransferase subunit beta, whose translation MEWFRKDKSGVEAQEKRNIPEGLWHKCESCGEIIYSKKLEQGFWVCPACNFHFRISCRRYIALLLDDGALDEYDNHLESADPLEFVDSKPYPERIKAATHAAGPTEGLIAGIGSIGGKTVSFAIMDFAYIGGSMGSVIGEKVARAIERAIERQLPLIIVSCSGGARMQEGVLSLMQMAKTSGLLAVLADRQIPFISVVTNPTTGGVMASFAALGDVIIAEPKALLGFAGPRVIKQTIGQDLPEGFQSSEFQLEKGFVDAVVDRKDLRPTIISLLEYMWRK comes from the coding sequence ATGGAGTGGTTTAGAAAAGATAAATCGGGGGTGGAGGCCCAGGAAAAACGCAACATACCGGAAGGGTTGTGGCATAAGTGCGAATCCTGCGGCGAGATCATATACAGCAAGAAACTGGAGCAGGGCTTCTGGGTCTGCCCCGCCTGTAATTTTCATTTTCGCATTTCCTGCCGGCGATATATCGCGCTGCTCCTGGACGACGGCGCTCTCGATGAGTATGACAACCACCTTGAATCGGCCGACCCGCTCGAGTTTGTCGATTCCAAGCCGTATCCCGAGCGCATTAAGGCCGCCACTCATGCGGCCGGTCCGACCGAAGGACTGATCGCCGGGATCGGCAGTATCGGCGGCAAGACAGTTTCGTTCGCCATCATGGACTTTGCCTATATCGGCGGCTCGATGGGTTCGGTGATCGGCGAGAAGGTCGCCCGGGCGATTGAGCGGGCCATCGAACGGCAGCTTCCGCTGATTATCGTCTCCTGCTCCGGCGGAGCCCGCATGCAGGAGGGAGTGCTCTCGCTGATGCAGATGGCCAAAACCTCCGGGCTTCTGGCCGTGCTGGCGGACCGGCAGATTCCGTTCATCTCGGTGGTGACCAATCCGACCACCGGCGGTGTGATGGCCTCGTTCGCCGCGCTAGGTGATGTCATCATCGCCGAACCAAAAGCGCTCCTCGGATTTGCCGGCCCCCGTGTCATCAAGCAAACGATCGGCCAGGATCTGCCCGAAGGGTTTCAATCGTCCGAGTTTCAGCTGGAAAAGGGCTTTGTCGACGCGGTAGTTGACCGCAAGGACCTCCGCCCCACGATTATCAGCCTGCTGGAGTACATGTGGAGAAAGTGA
- the serS gene encoding serine--tRNA ligase, with the protein MLDMKLIREAPDLVRTGAAHKNEQCDIDRILALDERRRQIIRTVERLKAERNQASADIAIKKKAGQSADAAIEATRRLGDDIKVQDENLRELEAGLQKLLQLVPNLPHESVPVGKDNAANKVVREWGAKLEPAFKVLPHWEVGEKLGILDLAAGAAVAGSGFYVLRGMGARLQRALISYMLDLHTAAGFVEVSTPYIVNADTMYGTGQLPKLADDMYRIESDDLWLIPTAEVPVTNLYKQRIITDEELPVYMVAHSPCFRREAGAAGKDTRGMIRVHQFDKVELVKIVHPERSYDELESLVAQCEQVLRSLNIHYRVVMLATGDLSFASAKTYDLELWAAGVERYLEISSISNFESFQARRMNLRYRNVDKKLDFPHTLNGSGLALARLIPAILENYQNPDGSVTIPEVLRKYMGGADRIG; encoded by the coding sequence ATGCTGGACATGAAGTTAATCCGCGAGGCTCCCGACCTGGTTCGGACCGGTGCGGCCCACAAAAACGAGCAGTGTGATATCGACAGAATCCTCGCTCTCGACGAACGCCGACGCCAGATAATCCGTACGGTCGAGCGGCTCAAAGCCGAGCGCAACCAGGCCTCGGCCGATATCGCAATCAAGAAGAAAGCCGGGCAAAGCGCCGACGCAGCTATCGAGGCCACCCGCCGCCTGGGCGACGATATCAAAGTACAGGACGAAAACCTGCGCGAACTGGAAGCGGGCCTCCAGAAGCTCCTGCAATTGGTGCCGAACCTGCCCCACGAATCGGTACCGGTCGGCAAAGACAACGCCGCCAACAAGGTGGTGCGTGAATGGGGCGCGAAACTGGAGCCGGCTTTCAAGGTCCTGCCGCACTGGGAAGTCGGCGAGAAGCTGGGCATACTGGATTTGGCCGCAGGCGCGGCTGTTGCCGGATCGGGCTTTTATGTTCTCCGCGGAATGGGCGCTCGGCTGCAGCGGGCGTTGATCAGCTATATGCTTGACCTGCACACTGCCGCCGGGTTTGTCGAAGTCTCCACGCCGTATATCGTAAACGCCGACACCATGTACGGTACCGGACAGTTGCCCAAACTGGCCGACGACATGTACCGGATCGAGTCTGATGACCTCTGGCTGATCCCCACTGCCGAAGTACCAGTGACGAATCTGTACAAACAACGGATCATCACCGACGAAGAACTCCCGGTGTACATGGTGGCCCATTCCCCCTGTTTCCGTAGAGAAGCCGGCGCCGCCGGTAAAGATACCCGGGGGATGATCCGGGTGCACCAGTTTGACAAGGTCGAGCTGGTCAAGATCGTCCACCCGGAAAGATCGTACGACGAACTCGAATCCCTGGTGGCACAGTGTGAACAGGTTCTTCGCAGCCTGAACATCCACTACCGGGTGGTCATGCTGGCTACTGGAGACCTGTCATTTGCTTCAGCCAAGACCTACGATCTCGAGCTCTGGGCCGCCGGCGTGGAGCGGTATCTCGAGATTTCGTCGATTTCTAACTTTGAGTCGTTCCAGGCCCGACGCATGAATCTTCGCTACCGCAATGTTGACAAGAAACTTGACTTCCCCCACACGCTCAACGGCTCCGGTCTGGCCCTGGCACGGCTCATTCCCGCGATATTGGAAAATTACCAGAACCCGGACGGCAGCGTGACTATTCCCGAGGTGCTCCGAAAGTACATGGGCGGGGCGGATAGAATCGGCTGA
- a CDS encoding response regulator: protein MPTTTDKKRILWIDDEIDSLRSHFVFLEGKGFELVGAMSGDDGIAEVQRQNFDLVLLDEMMPGKDGLTTLEEIKALKPHLPVVMVTKSEEETLMDEAIGQKIDDYLVKPVVPSQILMVIKRLLDSRRIIGSSSMRRYITEINRFSQRLYGAMSPEDWQDAARILAEWNLELDESTDSGLQETHDGTLREWNTEFTKYILRTYPDWLRGKSRPMLSPDITGKYVVPPLKQGRPVVYIVVDCMRLDQWMLVEPMVAEFYDIQRHYYYAILPSATPFARNALFSGMFPDDIHRAYPDTYGEDEGSLNKYEDRLLMENLARHGVRLEKSLKFIKINDNSQGDEILRRASDYFDSRLVTFVFNFLDILVHGRSSNVILKEIAGSEAAFRMLMRTWFTHSPLFGLLKAFAGRGFTVVVTSDHGSVLCRRGTMAHGRRTTSTNLRYKYGDNLKADPKEALVIKKPQEWRLPAFTLGTTFLIAREDFYFVYPNNYNEMVRRFQNSFQHGGISLEEMIVPVAVLNPR, encoded by the coding sequence ATGCCAACCACTACCGACAAGAAGAGAATTCTCTGGATCGATGATGAGATCGATTCGCTGCGCTCGCATTTTGTCTTCCTTGAAGGCAAGGGATTTGAATTAGTCGGGGCAATGTCCGGGGACGACGGTATCGCGGAAGTCCAGCGCCAGAACTTCGATTTGGTGCTGCTGGACGAAATGATGCCGGGCAAGGATGGCTTGACCACGCTCGAGGAAATCAAGGCGCTCAAGCCGCACCTCCCGGTGGTCATGGTGACCAAGTCGGAAGAAGAAACGCTCATGGACGAGGCGATCGGGCAGAAGATCGATGACTACCTGGTCAAGCCGGTGGTGCCGTCGCAGATTTTGATGGTGATAAAACGGCTGCTCGATTCCCGCCGAATTATCGGCTCGTCATCCATGCGGCGATATATCACCGAAATCAATCGCTTCAGTCAGCGTCTGTACGGCGCCATGTCGCCCGAGGACTGGCAGGACGCCGCCCGTATTTTGGCGGAGTGGAATCTCGAACTCGACGAAAGCACGGACTCCGGTTTGCAGGAGACCCACGATGGCACGCTGCGCGAGTGGAATACCGAGTTCACCAAGTACATCCTGAGAACCTACCCTGACTGGCTCCGAGGCAAGAGCCGCCCGATGCTCTCGCCGGACATTACCGGCAAGTATGTCGTGCCGCCGCTCAAGCAGGGCCGGCCGGTCGTCTATATCGTAGTAGACTGCATGCGCCTGGATCAGTGGATGCTGGTCGAGCCGATGGTTGCCGAGTTCTACGATATCCAGCGGCACTACTACTATGCAATACTCCCGAGTGCCACTCCGTTCGCGCGCAACGCCCTGTTCAGCGGCATGTTTCCGGACGACATCCACCGTGCCTACCCCGATACGTACGGCGAGGACGAAGGCTCGCTCAACAAGTACGAGGACCGTCTGCTCATGGAGAACCTGGCGCGCCATGGCGTTCGGCTCGAGAAATCGCTCAAGTTCATCAAGATAAATGATAACAGCCAGGGGGATGAAATCCTCCGGCGAGCATCGGATTACTTCGATAGCCGATTGGTGACCTTTGTTTTCAATTTCCTTGATATTCTCGTGCACGGGCGATCATCAAACGTGATCCTGAAGGAAATCGCCGGCTCCGAGGCCGCTTTCCGCATGTTGATGCGAACCTGGTTCACTCATTCGCCCCTGTTCGGTTTGCTTAAAGCTTTTGCCGGCCGAGGTTTTACAGTCGTCGTAACCTCTGATCACGGTTCGGTGCTGTGCCGTCGCGGTACCATGGCCCACGGGCGGCGGACTACATCGACCAATTTGCGTTACAAATACGGCGATAACCTGAAGGCCGATCCAAAAGAGGCGTTGGTTATCAAGAAGCCGCAGGAGTGGCGCCTGCCGGCTTTCACTCTCGGCACCACGTTCCTGATCGCCAGGGAAGATTTCTATTTCGTCTACCCCAACAACTATAACGAAATGGTTCGCCGCTTCCAGAATTCGTTCCAGCATGGCGGCATTTCGCTTGAAGAAATGATCGTGCCGGTAGCGGTGCTCAATCCCAGGTAG
- the ftsA gene encoding cell division protein FtsA, which produces MAAESIVAALDIGTTKVFCLVGEMDAEGAIYVTGHGVAPADGLKRGVVVDMDKTVKAIEKAVGDAQMVSGVEIDRVSVGIAGEHIRSINSHGVVTVSRSDNEITAADVKRAIDAARTVALPVDREIIHVVPQAYSVDDQSGIQDPVGMNGVRLEVEAHIVTASVTTARNVYRALERCHLGVDHVVLEALALSQVLLNDTNLEAGCVLLDIGGDITSVSVFFDGAIRHSSTVSLGGRNVANDIAIGLRTSVSQAEELKIAHGAALTTHVDATEMIEVPGPGGRAAREISRNVLVSIIEPRMEEIFSLVARDLRQVVSLDRLASGMILTGGGAALAGCTELAEQIFDVPVRVGEVRGFAHVPDALSGPAFAAGFGLLMYGFANEPSAGRRGSRMRSWLSRLEDWITRKM; this is translated from the coding sequence ATGGCCGCTGAGAGTATCGTCGCTGCCCTGGATATCGGGACCACCAAGGTCTTTTGCCTGGTGGGCGAGATGGATGCCGAAGGCGCGATCTACGTTACCGGCCATGGGGTGGCGCCCGCGGACGGTCTCAAGCGCGGTGTGGTTGTCGACATGGACAAAACGGTCAAGGCGATCGAAAAGGCCGTGGGCGATGCGCAGATGGTTTCCGGCGTCGAGATTGACCGCGTCTCGGTCGGCATCGCCGGCGAACATATTCGGTCGATTAACAGCCACGGCGTGGTGACGGTCAGTCGCTCGGACAACGAGATCACCGCCGCGGATGTGAAACGGGCGATCGATGCCGCCCGCACGGTGGCCCTGCCGGTTGACCGGGAAATAATCCACGTGGTGCCGCAGGCGTATTCTGTCGATGACCAGTCCGGTATTCAGGATCCGGTCGGCATGAACGGCGTGCGGCTCGAAGTCGAGGCGCACATCGTGACCGCCTCGGTAACCACCGCGCGCAATGTCTATCGCGCGCTGGAGCGCTGTCATCTGGGCGTCGATCATGTGGTGCTCGAAGCGCTGGCCTTGTCGCAGGTTCTGCTGAACGACACCAATCTGGAGGCCGGCTGCGTGCTGCTTGATATCGGTGGCGATATCACCAGCGTGTCGGTCTTTTTCGACGGCGCCATCCGGCATTCGTCGACCGTCTCCCTCGGCGGGCGCAATGTCGCCAACGACATAGCTATCGGCCTGCGCACGTCGGTTTCGCAGGCGGAAGAGTTGAAGATCGCCCACGGCGCAGCGCTCACGACACACGTGGACGCAACCGAAATGATTGAGGTGCCCGGTCCGGGAGGACGGGCGGCCAGGGAGATCTCCCGCAACGTGTTGGTATCGATTATCGAGCCGCGCATGGAGGAGATCTTCTCGCTGGTGGCGCGGGATCTCAGGCAGGTGGTCTCGCTCGACCGACTCGCATCGGGCATGATCCTCACCGGCGGCGGGGCAGCGCTGGCCGGTTGTACGGAATTAGCTGAGCAGATTTTCGATGTACCGGTACGGGTGGGTGAAGTCAGGGGATTTGCTCATGTGCCGGATGCTCTCAGCGGGCCGGCTTTCGCGGCTGGTTTCGGATTACTGATGTACGGATTCGCCAACGAGCCGAGCGCCGGTCGCCGCGGCAGCCGAATGCGCTCCTGGCTCAGTCGGCTGGAAGACTGGATAACGAGAAAAATGTAA
- the rpmB gene encoding 50S ribosomal protein L28: MAKACEICGKKPLFGHNVSHAHNVTKRRFMPNLQQVRAIVNGRPRRVTVCASCLKSGKVVKNVQGRKPRPAAV; this comes from the coding sequence ATGGCCAAGGCTTGTGAAATCTGCGGGAAAAAGCCGCTCTTCGGACATAACGTTTCTCACGCTCACAACGTGACCAAGCGGCGATTCATGCCCAATTTGCAGCAGGTGCGTGCGATTGTAAACGGCCGGCCCCGGCGGGTGACTGTCTGCGCGTCGTGCCTGAAAAGCGGCAAAGTGGTAAAGAACGTTCAGGGACGGAAACCCCGCCCAGCTGCCGTGTAA
- a CDS encoding ATP-binding protein, translating to MARTRDSHLKGKRSASIPRATRPSPLKKRPPEPEKSAEARLEELSRTNRQLKRKIFDLYTIFEISRNFNAVLDYKTLLESFIFTCLGQVGALRAALFLKESADSREFRLAKAKGSGAMPPAGSGFQDDTRLIRYLSRLNRPTPVVDLSPDLTTVREREVLGFFKGGMLVPLIYKTRLAGLFLLADKIAEKAFTQDEIEFISSLGNQISVAIENARLYEGEKAANEQLWEAQSQLMQAERLATLGEMSAKIAHEVNNPLGIIKNYLLLLQRSGGEPDKQKHYVEVVSQEIDRIARIVEELRRFHRPSRVEFAVVDLREILDGTLALSSRQLSISRIDIQRKLSSEPLFVKGSADHLRQVFLNLILNARDAMKQDGRLTVELNRRGNEAHVRFADTGPGIPPEVIPRIFEPFFTTKGDDGSGLGLSICQSIIKSHKGSIIYTNADHGGCFDIHLPLVAKP from the coding sequence ATGGCCCGAACCAGGGACAGCCATCTCAAGGGAAAGCGAAGCGCGTCAATCCCACGGGCAACTCGCCCCTCGCCGCTCAAAAAGCGCCCGCCCGAACCGGAGAAATCCGCAGAGGCCCGCTTGGAGGAGTTATCGCGGACCAATCGTCAGCTCAAGCGCAAGATCTTCGATCTCTACACGATATTCGAAATCAGCCGCAATTTCAACGCGGTGCTGGATTACAAAACTCTTCTCGAGTCGTTCATCTTCACCTGCCTGGGACAGGTGGGCGCGCTTCGGGCCGCCCTTTTTCTGAAAGAGAGCGCCGATTCCCGCGAGTTCCGGCTGGCCAAAGCGAAGGGGTCCGGAGCCATGCCGCCTGCCGGAAGCGGCTTCCAGGATGACACCCGGCTCATACGGTATCTCAGTCGACTGAACCGACCGACACCGGTGGTGGATCTCTCGCCTGACCTAACCACGGTGAGGGAGAGAGAGGTGCTTGGCTTCTTCAAAGGCGGTATGTTGGTCCCGCTCATTTACAAAACCCGCCTGGCCGGGCTGTTTCTGCTGGCCGACAAGATCGCCGAGAAGGCGTTTACACAGGACGAAATAGAGTTTATTTCGTCGCTGGGAAACCAGATTTCTGTCGCTATTGAAAACGCCCGCCTCTATGAAGGGGAGAAGGCAGCCAATGAACAACTCTGGGAGGCGCAGAGTCAGCTCATGCAGGCGGAGCGGCTGGCTACGCTCGGCGAGATGTCGGCCAAAATCGCCCATGAGGTCAACAACCCGCTCGGTATTATCAAGAACTACCTGTTGCTGCTGCAGCGTTCCGGCGGCGAGCCGGACAAACAGAAGCACTATGTCGAGGTAGTCAGCCAGGAGATCGATCGGATTGCCAGAATCGTCGAGGAGCTGCGGCGGTTTCACCGGCCGTCGCGGGTCGAATTCGCCGTCGTGGACCTCCGAGAGATTCTCGACGGAACCCTGGCGCTGTCCTCGCGCCAGCTTTCGATTTCCCGAATCGACATACAGAGAAAACTGTCGTCCGAGCCGCTGTTTGTGAAAGGGAGCGCCGACCACCTCCGACAAGTCTTTCTGAACCTGATCTTGAATGCGCGCGACGCCATGAAACAGGATGGACGACTCACGGTGGAACTCAACCGCCGCGGCAACGAGGCACACGTTCGCTTCGCCGACACCGGCCCCGGCATCCCACCGGAAGTCATCCCGCGCATTTTCGAGCCGTTCTTCACGACCAAGGGTGATGACGGCTCCGGCCTGGGACTGTCCATTTGTCAGAGTATCATCAAAAGCCACAAGGGGTCGATAATCTATACGAATGCAGACCACGGGGGCTGTTTCGATATACACCTTCCGTTGGTGGCCAAGCCGTAA
- the tsaB gene encoding tRNA (adenosine(37)-N6)-threonylcarbamoyltransferase complex dimerization subunit type 1 TsaB: MSFENVLAVDTATMRLNLALLHHGDRSVQSSESVARTHGQIIMKKIDELFQSSGVAVGELQGIVVSLGPGSFTGLRIGLAAAKGIAVAGEIAIVGVTMFELVGARLRHEERPTYVVIPSRKDELYLGTYGHEDNAEPIVTIVSEAELSAKIGDYVVYTVGCGAEAFLSDHLQQAARRFNYDAMDLLRVGLNKLQARQHADLAALEPVYYQKAIAEIRFDRRRGEV, encoded by the coding sequence ATGAGTTTCGAAAACGTTCTGGCGGTCGATACGGCCACGATGCGGCTCAACCTGGCCCTCCTCCATCACGGAGACAGGTCGGTGCAATCGAGTGAATCAGTGGCCCGCACCCACGGACAGATTATCATGAAGAAGATCGATGAGCTCTTCCAGTCGTCAGGGGTAGCCGTCGGAGAACTTCAGGGCATTGTGGTTTCGCTTGGGCCGGGATCCTTTACCGGGTTAAGAATTGGTCTTGCCGCAGCCAAGGGCATAGCAGTAGCGGGGGAGATTGCGATAGTCGGAGTCACCATGTTTGAACTAGTCGGTGCGCGCCTGCGTCACGAAGAAAGACCAACCTATGTGGTGATTCCATCGCGCAAGGATGAATTGTATCTCGGGACTTACGGACACGAGGACAACGCCGAGCCAATTGTCACGATAGTCTCCGAGGCGGAACTGTCAGCGAAGATCGGGGATTACGTTGTGTATACCGTTGGATGTGGCGCTGAGGCGTTTTTGTCGGATCACCTCCAGCAGGCTGCCCGTCGGTTCAACTACGACGCCATGGATTTGCTTCGAGTCGGTCTTAATAAACTGCAGGCGAGGCAGCACGCCGATCTGGCCGCGCTCGAACCGGTATATTATCAGAAGGCGATTGCGGAAATCAGGTTTGATCGCCGCCGCGGGGAGGTCTGA
- the rimI gene encoding ribosomal protein S18-alanine N-acetyltransferase, whose amino-acid sequence MRKSGLIAAAGRSEMELVIRPMHKADLKRVMSLESNAFSDPWPLEAFREHINDPEAGALVAEREGEIVAYACYQLENHKLHLTNLAVDPTLRRKSIAKQVLAHILDLARDRECELVYLEVRISNEAARCFYEASAFRTVDRWVRYYRSPVEDALIMMRWINVAASDR is encoded by the coding sequence TTGCGGAAATCAGGTTTGATCGCCGCCGCGGGGAGGTCTGAAATGGAGCTGGTCATCAGGCCAATGCACAAGGCCGATTTGAAAAGGGTCATGTCGCTGGAGAGTAACGCTTTCTCGGATCCCTGGCCGCTGGAAGCGTTCAGGGAGCACATAAACGACCCCGAGGCCGGTGCGCTGGTCGCCGAGCGCGAGGGCGAGATTGTCGCCTATGCCTGCTATCAGCTTGAGAACCATAAGCTTCACCTTACCAACCTGGCCGTGGACCCGACGCTCCGGAGAAAATCAATTGCCAAGCAGGTTCTCGCCCATATCTTAGATCTCGCCCGGGATCGGGAATGCGAGCTGGTTTACCTTGAGGTGAGAATCTCAAACGAAGCAGCTCGTTGCTTTTATGAGGCTTCTGCCTTTCGCACTGTCGATCGGTGGGTTCGTTATTACCGGAGCCCGGTCGAGGACGCCCTGATAATGATGCGCTGGATCAACGTGGCCGCCAGCGATCGGTGA
- a CDS encoding Mur ligase family protein — translation MAFDYFARQAVDVAVIETGLGGRLDATNVLKPALTIITDINYDHVEILGPTLEAIAGEKAGIIKPGVPNVIGLLPREARRVVAAACRERGSELVTLRHGDFSADMKQLTLSFHSDDSRFENLTPALRGPHQLRNTAVVLKAVEVLRRQGISLSGRAIKRGVEHTVWAGRFQIVREGARSPVVVLDVCHNPGGAAAFVDTFKRVFPGRKASIIAGFVKRKAHQEMIDHLARVADSFRLVPLKTGRSVDTRELVSALDWHGVPVKRFSRFEMAYDRLLENADPSDIIAIIGSHYLVGEYLSKYGRQ, via the coding sequence CTGGCGTTCGACTATTTCGCCCGCCAGGCGGTTGATGTAGCCGTCATCGAGACCGGACTTGGCGGACGACTCGATGCCACTAACGTTCTCAAACCGGCGCTGACAATCATCACCGACATCAACTACGATCACGTCGAGATCCTGGGGCCGACTCTCGAGGCGATCGCCGGCGAGAAGGCGGGTATAATCAAACCGGGCGTCCCAAATGTAATCGGCTTGCTGCCGCGGGAAGCACGGCGCGTAGTAGCAGCCGCTTGCCGTGAGCGCGGCTCGGAGCTAGTGACCCTCAGGCACGGTGACTTCTCCGCGGATATGAAGCAGCTTACGCTGAGCTTCCATTCGGATGATTCGCGGTTCGAGAATCTGACGCCCGCGCTCAGAGGTCCGCACCAGTTGCGCAACACGGCGGTTGTATTGAAAGCGGTCGAAGTTTTGAGACGGCAGGGAATATCGCTGTCGGGCCGCGCGATCAAACGTGGCGTGGAGCATACCGTTTGGGCCGGGCGGTTCCAAATCGTTCGGGAAGGCGCCCGATCGCCGGTTGTGGTGCTCGATGTCTGCCACAATCCGGGTGGGGCGGCAGCGTTTGTCGACACTTTCAAGCGGGTCTTTCCCGGCCGAAAAGCATCGATCATCGCTGGTTTCGTGAAGCGGAAAGCCCATCAGGAGATGATCGACCATCTGGCCAGGGTCGCCGACAGCTTCCGGCTCGTTCCGCTCAAAACGGGGCGAAGTGTCGACACCAGGGAACTGGTGAGCGCTCTTGACTGGCACGGAGTGCCCGTCAAGAGGTTTAGCCGCTTCGAAATGGCCTATGATCGACTCTTGGAGAATGCCGATCCAAGTGATATCATAGCCATTATAGGTTCGCATTATCTGGTAGGCGAATACCTGAGCAAATACGGAAGACAATAA
- a CDS encoding ATP-binding protein — MAMIKKTRGGLADLYIGRSTFFKIFLVTGVVVISGAFIWYTFQVIERLQIDTRDQVDKYVHLWQWAVTSPSSEDALPFIFDEIIVKARFPVVVLDSNREPVSWRNIPGIPSDDTSRRSLERVKEEAEAMYRHNGEYPLNFGENNINYFLYGDSEIIKQLRVMPFVAIGIVLAFVTVAVIGFQNIRRSEERYIWVGMAKETAHQLGTPLSSLMGWLEVISPENRQDLDREGQVQLVDNTVQNMRMDVIRLQRVATRFSQIGSIPEVKECDLNSLVTDCVQYYRARLPFEGQGTQIVVTPGNIPPVRLNPELFSWVLENLVKNSLQAVDPKSGRVSISTSINPDRTQVMLEIADNGHGIPPGSARKIFRPGFTTKKRGWGMGLTLVKRIVEEYHVGRITLVRSQPGETVFQVTLPISGGL, encoded by the coding sequence ATGGCCATGATAAAAAAAACGCGTGGGGGTCTGGCCGATCTGTATATCGGGCGATCGACTTTTTTTAAGATATTTCTGGTAACCGGCGTGGTGGTTATCTCGGGCGCGTTCATCTGGTACACTTTTCAGGTTATAGAACGCCTGCAGATCGATACGCGTGACCAGGTCGATAAATATGTTCATTTATGGCAATGGGCGGTGACGTCGCCGAGTTCGGAAGACGCTCTGCCGTTCATTTTTGATGAAATCATCGTCAAGGCAAGATTTCCGGTGGTGGTACTCGACAGTAACAGAGAACCGGTGTCCTGGCGCAATATTCCGGGTATCCCTTCCGACGACACCAGCCGAAGATCGCTTGAGCGCGTAAAGGAAGAAGCGGAGGCCATGTACCGCCACAATGGTGAGTACCCGCTCAATTTCGGCGAAAACAACATCAACTACTTCCTCTATGGCGACTCCGAAATAATCAAGCAGTTGCGAGTGATGCCGTTTGTCGCTATCGGCATAGTGCTGGCTTTTGTAACCGTAGCGGTAATCGGTTTCCAGAATATCCGGCGCTCCGAAGAACGGTACATCTGGGTCGGCATGGCTAAGGAGACGGCTCATCAGTTGGGTACGCCGTTGTCGTCGCTCATGGGCTGGCTGGAAGTAATCAGCCCCGAAAACCGGCAGGACTTGGATCGCGAAGGACAAGTACAGCTCGTCGACAATACTGTCCAGAATATGCGAATGGATGTTATCCGACTCCAGCGGGTCGCCACCCGGTTCAGTCAGATTGGCTCAATACCGGAAGTGAAAGAATGTGATCTCAACTCCCTGGTAACCGACTGCGTGCAATATTATCGCGCCCGGTTGCCGTTCGAAGGACAGGGCACACAGATAGTTGTCACTCCGGGCAACATCCCGCCGGTGCGGCTAAATCCGGAGCTGTTTTCGTGGGTGCTGGAGAATCTGGTCAAGAACAGCCTGCAGGCGGTCGATCCGAAATCGGGCCGCGTGAGTATAAGCACCAGTATCAACCCTGATCGCACACAGGTTATGCTTGAAATCGCTGACAACGGCCACGGCATACCGCCGGGATCGGCCCGAAAGATATTCCGTCCCGGTTTTACCACAAAAAAGCGCGGCTGGGGCATGGGACTGACTCTGGTTAAGCGGATTGTCGAAGAGTACCACGTGGGCCGGATCACCCTGGTGCGATCTCAGCCCGGCGAAACCGTTTTCCAAGTCACGCTCCCCATATCCGGCGGACTCTGA
- the tsaE gene encoding tRNA (adenosine(37)-N6)-threonylcarbamoyltransferase complex ATPase subunit type 1 TsaE gives MKVLKVISHSEDETVALGRRLAASFDSGDVIILRGELGSGKTTFVRALVAARGIDERLVTSPSYTFVNEYPGDPPIYHLDLYRMGDVSELTEIGWDDFLSRDGIVIVEWGERADYRLPSRYYLAEFSIIDEEQRQISFSLVQS, from the coding sequence GTGAAGGTGCTCAAAGTCATCTCGCATTCCGAGGATGAAACTGTCGCCCTGGGAAGACGCCTGGCGGCGTCGTTTGACAGCGGCGATGTCATCATCCTTAGGGGAGAGCTCGGCTCAGGCAAAACAACTTTCGTGCGGGCGCTGGTTGCGGCGCGGGGCATAGATGAGCGTCTCGTCACCTCACCGTCGTACACTTTCGTCAACGAGTACCCCGGTGACCCGCCGATCTATCATCTTGATCTGTACCGGATGGGGGATGTCTCGGAGTTGACCGAGATCGGCTGGGATGACTTTCTCAGCCGCGACGGGATTGTCATAGTAGAGTGGGGCGAACGGGCCGATTATCGTCTGCCGTCGCGTTACTATCTGGCCGAGTTTTCGATCATTGACGAGGAGCAGCGGCAAATCAGCTTTTCGCTGGTGCAGTCATGA